In the genome of Fluviispira vulneris, one region contains:
- a CDS encoding S41 family peptidase: MSKKRVFVALNSIFFLISCNKNVESEKPHVINAIERNNSTNSIQEWHLPELSIAEKKDIVKSVQTVFTDFYVNRLQKLEEFNFDSKEAVKNLTESMDSDILLKNIMNVFKQSRDLHTSFSYPYPARCFYASIPLAATIIYDDINDSEGKTEKIIIDGRLSKNLDPQTYTEEQNRQFTSINRGDEIISITNIGVEGETATEVNAKEALKILEIISQGANDDSSKTRSVNNLFWRNGSSGKTPVGTVKIKLKKAIDGSIDEFIIPWKTIISQEENCAYLHTDSAQVQTNNSGYKNAAADIEINETDITLESNIKTQLITYKNKKIAYISIGIFLPYGQINPEKYLYMREKIFGNILGLREFLIKNKHDIDGILIDVRDNPGGFGSYAQLVANLFTNNFVENIKFETLVSPTNYQTFYNLELNRYYSRLNTLDPLIKPLLETPNLMGYYLKEQRYQLDINQRKFFISPENLFDGDENDTLPLSFNKSETEIIKPIITDKPIAVLTNSNCYSACEVFVSHMKDYRIGKIFGESLRTGGGGANVIVWDDFVKPVVINNDGDKLPIIPNGTKLPKGMSITFAWNKVIRHNAENEREKYIEGEGVLADYVYRKTIRDLDEDSAEIKTKIFEDLIDEHNYRGFYLNR, encoded by the coding sequence TTGTCTAAAAAAAGAGTATTTGTTGCCTTAAATTCAATTTTTTTCTTAATATCTTGTAATAAAAATGTTGAAAGTGAAAAACCGCATGTTATTAATGCAATAGAACGTAACAATTCTACAAACAGCATTCAAGAGTGGCATTTACCAGAGCTAAGTATTGCTGAAAAAAAAGATATCGTTAAATCTGTGCAAACGGTTTTCACAGACTTCTATGTAAATAGGCTACAAAAGCTTGAAGAATTTAATTTTGATTCAAAAGAAGCTGTTAAGAATTTAACCGAAAGTATGGATTCTGATATTCTCTTGAAAAATATAATGAATGTATTTAAGCAGTCTCGGGATCTGCACACATCATTTTCATATCCTTACCCTGCCAGATGTTTTTATGCTTCAATACCCTTGGCGGCAACTATTATATATGATGATATAAATGATTCTGAAGGAAAAACTGAAAAGATAATCATCGATGGGCGTCTTTCAAAAAACTTGGATCCACAAACATATACTGAGGAACAAAATCGACAATTTACTTCAATTAATCGTGGTGATGAAATTATCTCCATCACAAATATTGGTGTTGAAGGTGAAACAGCGACTGAAGTTAATGCAAAAGAAGCTTTAAAAATTCTGGAGATAATATCGCAGGGTGCCAATGATGATTCTTCAAAAACAAGATCAGTGAATAATTTATTCTGGCGAAATGGTTCGAGTGGTAAGACTCCAGTCGGGACAGTTAAAATAAAGCTCAAAAAAGCAATTGACGGAAGTATTGACGAGTTTATTATTCCCTGGAAAACGATAATTTCACAAGAAGAAAATTGTGCATACTTGCACACAGACTCTGCGCAGGTTCAAACAAATAATTCAGGATATAAGAATGCTGCGGCTGATATCGAAATTAACGAAACTGATATAACTTTAGAATCAAACATTAAGACGCAATTAATTACATATAAAAATAAAAAAATTGCTTATATTTCAATAGGTATTTTTCTTCCATATGGGCAAATAAATCCAGAAAAATATTTATATATGCGGGAGAAAATATTTGGCAATATTTTAGGATTAAGGGAATTCTTAATTAAGAATAAACATGATATTGATGGTATATTGATAGATGTTCGTGATAACCCAGGTGGTTTTGGAAGTTATGCTCAGTTAGTAGCAAACTTATTTACAAATAATTTCGTTGAAAATATAAAATTTGAAACTCTTGTTTCTCCCACAAACTACCAAACGTTTTATAATCTTGAGCTAAATCGTTACTATAGCAGATTGAACACTTTAGACCCATTAATTAAACCATTATTGGAAACACCTAATCTGATGGGTTACTATTTAAAGGAACAAAGATATCAGTTAGACATTAATCAACGTAAATTTTTTATTTCTCCAGAAAATCTTTTTGATGGTGATGAAAATGATACCTTGCCTTTAAGCTTTAACAAATCAGAAACAGAAATAATAAAACCTATAATAACTGATAAACCTATAGCTGTATTGACAAATAGCAATTGCTATTCAGCATGTGAAGTTTTTGTTTCACATATGAAGGATTATCGAATTGGCAAGATATTTGGCGAGTCCCTCAGGACTGGGGGAGGAGGAGCGAATGTAATTGTTTGGGATGATTTTGTAAAACCAGTTGTAATTAATAACGATGGTGATAAATTACCAATTATCCCTAATGGTACTAAACTTCCTAAAGGAATGAGCATAACGTTCGCATGGAACAAAGTTATTCGGCATAACGCTGAAAATGAAAGAGAAAAATATATTGAAGGTGAAGGCGTTTTGGCTGATTATGTATATAGAAAAACCATTCGAGATCTCGATGAAGACAGTGCTGAGATTAAAACAAAAATATTTGAAGATTTGATAGATGAACATAATTATAGGGGTTTTTATCTTAATCGATAA
- a CDS encoding S41 family peptidase has protein sequence MLRLKKSVLLSSVLLTVACQKSDLNNSEIQINELEKKSSSSEKYQWQLPELNLQEKKDLVSSVKTVFNDFYVNRNQKVIDYNYDAIAQANKLDENMDSENLLKSTMEIFFNIRDLHTGFIYPVPARCYSGGFPITVGLSYDEKYGYKERLIVSAKLTPSLSLSNVSAEAKSDFEALSVGDEILTIRNIGIEGYENQEIYANTAIDLIGKIGRGANPEAFKSRALQRLFSRNGRYIKIPEGNFTLKVKRASDGKIVKYTLPWLTYVSGEQICNDYFNKKSPRIENGLESIDNSVENIYEKNNKKNEETFVKDLYTNSTSNQNIVKYIAKYKRKSIAVIRINRFIPDGDFSYSDYLVARKYIENEVNDIRKFIMHNRSKIQGVLIDVRGNGGGFGSFPQLIANAFTHKFVKNLEVRPLVSKTNRDTFYNLEMSRYFARLNTTDPMQGPNLSTVNEMDSYLADSNYSEQIQSRTLLLSSADRYDGDENDALPETYNKKDTEILKPVLTIKPIAVLTNSNCYSACDVFVSLMKDYKIAKIFGTAKQTGGGGANVIEWKDFLTPVVVDELGTKISIIPNGSQLPRNSEIRFAWNKIYRPYAVKDYEKYIEGVGVVTDYVYRQTTQDLINNDKIVFRKIFEDLIDPKNSKGFYLKRW, from the coding sequence ATGCTTCGTCTAAAGAAATCAGTGCTATTGAGTTCTGTTTTATTAACTGTAGCTTGCCAAAAATCTGATCTAAATAATTCTGAAATTCAAATAAATGAGTTGGAAAAAAAGTCTTCAAGTTCTGAAAAATATCAGTGGCAGCTTCCAGAATTAAATTTACAGGAAAAAAAAGACTTAGTCAGTTCAGTTAAAACCGTATTCAACGATTTTTATGTTAATAGAAATCAGAAAGTCATCGATTATAATTATGATGCTATTGCACAAGCAAATAAACTAGATGAAAATATGGATTCTGAAAATTTGTTGAAAAGTACAATGGAGATTTTTTTTAATATTAGAGATTTGCACACAGGTTTTATTTACCCTGTCCCAGCGCGTTGTTATTCTGGTGGTTTTCCAATTACTGTTGGCTTAAGTTACGATGAAAAATATGGATACAAGGAAAGACTTATTGTCTCTGCAAAATTGACACCAAGTTTATCTTTGTCAAATGTTTCTGCAGAAGCAAAATCGGATTTTGAAGCACTTTCTGTTGGGGATGAAATATTAACCATCCGAAACATCGGGATTGAAGGTTATGAAAATCAAGAAATATATGCAAACACTGCGATAGATCTTATCGGAAAAATTGGACGAGGAGCGAATCCAGAAGCTTTTAAATCGCGTGCTTTGCAACGTCTTTTCTCACGCAATGGTCGTTATATTAAAATACCAGAAGGTAATTTCACTTTAAAGGTAAAGCGAGCATCAGATGGAAAAATTGTAAAATACACTTTACCTTGGCTTACATATGTATCTGGTGAGCAAATATGCAATGATTATTTTAATAAAAAGTCACCGAGAATAGAAAATGGTTTAGAGAGCATAGATAATAGTGTTGAAAATATTTATGAAAAAAATAATAAGAAAAATGAAGAAACATTTGTAAAAGATCTTTACACTAACAGCACCTCAAATCAAAATATTGTAAAATATATTGCAAAATATAAAAGAAAATCTATAGCCGTTATTCGGATAAATAGATTTATTCCAGATGGTGATTTTAGCTATTCTGATTATTTAGTTGCAAGAAAATATATTGAAAATGAGGTAAATGATATTCGTAAATTTATTATGCATAATAGAAGTAAAATTCAAGGTGTATTGATAGATGTTCGTGGTAATGGTGGTGGCTTTGGCAGTTTCCCTCAACTCATTGCAAATGCTTTTACACATAAATTTGTCAAAAATTTAGAAGTGCGCCCTTTAGTTTCAAAAACCAATCGAGATACCTTTTATAATTTAGAGATGTCACGTTATTTTGCTAGATTAAATACGACAGATCCAATGCAAGGTCCAAATTTAAGCACAGTTAATGAAATGGATAGCTATTTAGCTGACAGCAATTATAGTGAACAAATTCAATCGAGAACCTTATTACTTTCATCAGCAGATCGCTATGATGGAGATGAAAATGATGCATTGCCAGAAACTTATAACAAAAAAGACACTGAAATACTTAAGCCTGTATTGACAATTAAACCAATTGCTGTTCTGACAAATAGCAATTGTTATTCTGCTTGTGATGTTTTTGTTTCCTTAATGAAAGACTATAAAATTGCCAAAATATTTGGAACTGCAAAACAAACAGGTGGCGGAGGGGCAAACGTAATTGAGTGGAAGGATTTTTTAACTCCTGTAGTTGTTGACGAACTAGGAACCAAAATATCTATTATTCCAAACGGTTCTCAGCTTCCGCGTAATAGTGAAATTCGTTTTGCTTGGAATAAAATATATCGTCCATATGCAGTAAAAGATTATGAGAAATATATAGAAGGAGTTGGTGTTGTTACAGATTATGTTTATAGACAGACAACTCAAGATTTAATAAACAATGATAAAATTGTATTTAGAAAAATATTTGAAGATTTAATCGATCCAAAAAATAGCAAAGGATTTTATTTAAAGCGCTGGTAA